Within Paralichthys olivaceus isolate ysfri-2021 chromosome 14, ASM2471397v2, whole genome shotgun sequence, the genomic segment AATTGAGAGGAAAGTGGTAATATTATCAGAATAGATTTGATAATTAAATTAGTATACAGTCATAATATTTtgagaataagaaaacaaaatcaaatcaagatCCAACATCTTGAACCAGTCTCCTCTTCAGAAACTATGACACCCTTTTGAATACCACACAGATGTCACCCACCACATAAAAAATGTCCTCCAGGTCTGTGTGGCTCTTTCTTCAGAGTACATAAAGTCTTGATACTTATAACAATGCGGTGctgatttgtaaaaatgtttttaaagatttagacatttgtaaaaacaaGATGCTCCTCGTACATCATTTGAGGACAGGTGACAAGCTGATATTCTGATATTCCTTCTCTAAAACGACACATAGCCTGAAATTACAAAGATATTCTCATAATACTACAGCTGATTTCTCTTAATACTCTCAATGGTTTAACTTTTAAGTGGCCCTAACAGTATATTTTACTGCCCACAGAAAGATGAAAGCAACATGGTATCTAATTGCTCCTGCTATTGTTTTCGTACAATGAATCCATCATCTGCTCAGAGGTTTTGTACAGTGAAAATGTTGGGGACTATCTGAAAGTAGGACAGAGGAGGggaatgtgttttctctcagaaGATAACTGCTAAGATGTGGAGTTATGAGGGAGGACTAAGTATTATAACATGGAGCCTTGGAGAAAGGAAAGCACAACACTTTTTAATgactttctctgcagaggagacCAAGCGATCAAAATCTCCCGAGCTGTCTCCGCTGGGACTCGGAGCCCGGGagagcaataaaaataaagcgttttgtttcaatttattttgtcaGAAAAAAGGCAACAACCCAGGCCGGCATGATTCCCAGGCTCCTCCTGTTTGACACTCCGACCTGGAAGAggccagaggagaggagacaggctGCAATGAAAGAGATGAATGAGAAACAGGCCATTGTGGAACAAAGAATAAAGTAAGTGGATTTCTGCTTGATGTATTGTTGTATAGAAAATACTCTATTGCCTGTCCTACTATATTTTAACTACTGAATTGTTGCTTCACAAAGCTGGGCTATACTGTGTCTAACTGGCACTTGTCCAAGTAACCAGCAGTAAGTGATCAATAGTATGTCCACTATGTAACAACCAGAGGGATAGTCAATGTTTACAGCCTCTTTTGCAACCTTAATATAAGACAAGTTAAGATcttcctttattagtcccaccaCTGGGACATTTGTAGTATTACAGCAACAACAGTCAAAAAAAGGCATTAGAAAGTcttaataagtaacatgcaataataataagtgtaaggaaaatgtaaaagaatATAGAAAAttataaatggaataaaaactaatatatacagtgtaaaaaaatgtacatcACTATATTACAGTGCATCGTTATCTGGGTCTTTCTTAGAAGCCGAAGTGCTCTTCAGAAGTGGCAAACACAAGCGAGGATCACACAGGTGAAGAACATGTCAGCGCAAATGCTGCAGAAGAATGAACGACAAAAAAAGCAGAAGGTATGTGTGAAGGATCGCCTCAGTTTCCACTTGTCAACCACAAGGAGGCAGTAGAGCACTACCTCAGTCACGCTGGAGGGAATGAAACAAAAGGTATGAAATCAGCACAAGATAAATCATTTTGATGCTCGTGCACAGGTTTTCAGGGAGCAGCATGGCAGGAATCAGTGTCAGTGATCCTTAACAAAGTGGTTGATGCTGTTGAAGGCAGCAACAGATGTCAGGGCCTGTGATGGAGCGCACTGGATCTGTGATAATGCAGCAGCACATAGGCAGATGGATTATTTTCAATGATTTGACTCAGACACATGTAGCTGTAATGTTTGCATTCAAGCAGCaacatcaaatatatttaatgttaaCCTCATTCATGTGAATTACCACAATGGGGCTGTTGGGTTGTGGCACAGCTGCATCATCATGTATATAGATAAAAATATACAATGCTGTTGTATATAATTATAACAAGCAACTGCTCTATCTGTTATAGGGAGCAGAAGCTGGTGGGAAGGACAGCAGTGATGttccacagagacagacatcCCACATGTCCATCACAGACTGTGAGGAGAGGTACATCCACAACATCCTGAACCAGTATAACATACGTTATGTTTATCATATATCTCCATCCTCATTTGGATGCCCTTTCTTATCAGGGTGCTCATTGAAGAATAATGGTTTGTGAATATATTCATCAATTTGCGTCATGAAAATCTTACTGCATATGTTTAAAGTATCAACCAAATTGTATTTTGCATGGTTTAAAATTGAGAGCCATGTTGATTCAGGTGGACAGTTAGAGACATTTAGTGGACAAAGTCCGGCTGTACACTCATCGTAGAACATCAGCAGTTTCTTTGTTCCTCTGAAAcaacatttttgtctttaacaGATAAACCAAACTCAGAGGCACAATTTattctcttctgttttcagtGACTAATCTCAACCAGCGTCATCCATAAAGACTTTGATACCAGTGGACTTACATGAGCATCTAAATGTTCAGCCactcactttgacattttgaccTGTGCACAGATCATCCCGTGAGCTAGAGCGGCAGATCCGTGCCCGTGCTGAGAAGATACAGGAGAGACACAAGAATCCCAGGGGCGCAGCCAGCGAGCAGATGGCAGCAGCGGAGCAAGATCTGAAGGAGGTCAGGCCCATACTTCATCATTCACACGACTCATCTGTATTGAACTCCAATGATATTGATCTGAATTTGTTTATTGTTTCGTCCTGCCTTTTAATCACAGCTCACAAAGATACAGACTCAGCTGCGGGTGGAGCAGAACAGAAATCGGCCAAAAGATCTTGAAAAATGTTTCACCATCTACACCAGAGACACATTGTTGAGTTACCTCGATAAGTGACGGGGACATCGCATCCATTCTGTTTGAGTGTTGTGGTATTGATTTCATACTCAAGTCACTGTGAGATGGATTCCttgtaaataaaaatcacaaagcTATTGCAggattcttttttgtttccctttttcttATGAAATTCTGCCAGACACTCACTATTATACAAACCAGTGGTATTTACATCTCCTTCACCTCATGTACACTTAGTGCCCTAAATGTGTATGAAATAAATACGATCTTTCTTATTTAATGTGTGAAATAAGTTGTACATTATCAGtgagtttgttttttagtttcttATGGTGTTTGAGTCACACTCTATTGTACAAACCAGTCGTCCTTACATTTACTTCACCTTATTTACATTTAGTACCCCCAATCATGCATAATATATTGAAGATCTTAAGATTGAATGTGTTAAATTGAGCTGTTTAATTGTTAAATTGTACATTAGCCCAATATACACAAGAGCACAAGAGATATATACATAATGATGTACCTTTGTGCTAATTATAAAAGCCACCTTCCACCTCACACTGTTAACTAAAGCTTAAAATATAAGTATTCTTAAAGGGGATGAATgtgaattattataataaagGGAAATAATGCAAATATGCATTTAATGTTCatgtaaaagtataaataaaagcTGCTGATGTCTTAGGGTGGTTTGTTAAAACAGGCCATAATTCTTTGTCTTCAGTAAATATGTGGCACGGTTTGCTCCATGAGCAAACGAATCCATATTTATCATTAATCCAGTGTAAAGACGTGCAGAACAACCCGCCATCGGTCTCTCGCTGCTGAAACAGAGACATTCCCGAGATAAAGTCGGGAGTGATGAATGGCGTCAAAGCAGCCGGAGTGAGCCGGGGAAAGGGTCGGCCTTGTCTTGGGAGCttttctgctcctccagcacAGAGAGCGTGATGTCAGCGGTGGCAGTGCTGTTGTAATTGACTTGGTGGGGGTGATGGCGTCATTTTATGCCCTGGTGTAGCCTCCTGCTTCAATAGCGAAGGGGAGACGGATCTTTGGCCGACGCGACCGTGGCTCCCTTGGCCGGGATCGAGCACCGCCGAGCCGGACACCTCACCCAGGGAAACATGGAGGCTGCGGCCGAGGAGCTGCGGGCCGGCTCTCGGGTACCTGTCACTATCGATCAAATAGTTAACGATACACTGGTGGTGACGCTGACCTACCGAGAGAGGAGCTACACGGGGATATTACTCGACTGCGGCAAAAAGTGAGCGTTGTTCCCTTTATTCCTTTTATACATTTACATCTGAAATTAATTAGCTAAACTCTGCTAGTGGCTAATGTAGCTCTGATGCTAACATGGCCGAGCTAGCTTGCTAGCTAGCTGTTAGCCAGCCGGGCCTCCATACAAAAGACCTATGGGTTATTGTAGCTGACAAGGTAGCTTCTGTTAGCTTGCTGGCTAATGGCAAACTCTTCTCATTTTAGTCCACAATAAGGCGATAAGACGCGTTGTTTGACTGTGGTGTGAAAGTGTATGTGAAGATAGAGACTGTGTCTACACAGGTTTTTAATGTCTTCTTTTAAACAGTAGCTAATGGCACTGAGTTCCTCTCTAGCTTATTGTTAGCCTAATAAAACTCAGGGCAGCTAAAACGTATAGAGTAAAAGGGTAGGCCCTGCATGAACAGTATTCTGTACATGAGGGACGTTttgaagtatttgtacatgcTGCTCGATGTGCATTGTGTACAACAATTATGTACAGTGATACTCTCATTAACTACTGTGGAATACAGTTGTAGTTCTGAGAGGTGGATTGATTGCATTGATTTCCAGTCACCCCTGATgtatagaaacaatagaaaatgTCATGTGAGATTTGATACATCACATCTGTTGTGTTGTATCTCAACACTTTTCCTGATCAGATCCAGGGACCATGTTAAACTGTGTTTGACAGGAGCAGctcctttctttccctttaaataaaatgataaaacctGTAGAAGTGTAATTTTAACATAGATCCGtgtcttctctgcctcttttggTGAGTGCCTCATGTATAAGCCTTGTGTTGCTCTTAGTGTTGTTCACCTTAAAAGCCATTGGCTTTGGACTATTTATAGACGAGCAGAATCAGAATCTGACCAGCTTTGCCCCTTAGTATGCTTAAATGGTTTTTCATGTGAGAGCTCGTACTCGTCCTGAAAATAACTTGGCCTAATGGGAAAAGGCAGGCCTTAGAATAACTTAATATAGGCCTAAATATTTCAGGCCTAGTCACTAACACAAATCTGACTACTTTTCAGCCCATGGAAATACATTTCCTGTTATTGTCTCCCACAGGTTTGTTAGGCCTATCACTCAGATGGTTAAACTGTACACATCGTGAAATGGCATCAGTGGGGTGAATCATTGCTGGTCGTATGCTGTGTCCTTACACTGAGCTTAACAAGCACTTTGTGTTCCCTGTCACAGGCTGCACTGTTTGTGCCATGTCAGTCAGAGTGAAGGCTAATATTCTGTGGCTTTAGGGGCACATATAAAAAAGGTGAGAGGAACAAGCTTCACCAAGAGACTATTATTCCTGCCAGTTACTTCTCCTGGGGAGGAAAATAAGCTCCCCAAATGTACACTAATTAATAATTTTGCCGCACATAAGCCCTGAGTAGACGCGGatgcaaaaacaaactgaaatctcCTGGCTCCTTCACTACCTCTCTGAATCCCGAGTGATTCATGggattgtttttgttcagtCAGATGttggggagggtgggggggctcCTGGGCATCCTGTAGTCTCTTTGTCTGCTGTCTCCTGACTAAAGCAGCACAGCCATGTTACTGTTGCCTGCCAGGCACCTCTCAAAGACTACTTGGCAGTCGGGCCTTCTCTGGACATGTTTGCAGGTCCCAGAGAACGAAAAAGAACACGTAAAATCACTCAGAGAGAGTCAGTGATACTATTGCTCCATTTTGGCTTGAGGCAGCAGGATGCCTGCTTGTAAAGCGTACCCCAACCCCCACACGAAAAGAATTTTCAGCATACAGGTGACAAGGAGAGTGGCGTCAGTGTGTCcagtcaaagtaaaacaaagtggGACACTTAGGAAAAGCTCTGAACCGCTCCGGGTTCTCATTTCCTAATTGAAAAAGTGAGgtatttgatttgtgttttcccAACGGACTAGTTATCAAACATGGAGAAACACCAGCGCTGCATTACAGTATCATTCTTCAAGAGCAAATCACCTAACATAAAAATTCAAGAAATGCTTGTCATGTGTAACAAGAAACTTTATGCTGTCTACATGAACTTCACTGTAGAACTGTTATAAAGCAGAATGAAACACTCAGTTATTAACATattgttttgtcctttttttgttCATCTCAGGACTGGGCTCTTCTGTCTACCAGATTTCACAGCAAAACTCGGGGACTGCCCAATATCCAAACCAGGTTGTGAAATCCCAGAAGTTCTGAGTGAGGAGCTGGTTTCCAATTCTCCCAGCGAGACTTCACAAAGACCAAAGGATGAGGAGACTCTCCCCGAAAGCAGCATACCTACTGCACCTCCTCCCTGCCCCGTCCCCACACCAGTTCCAGCTGGACCGGCTCCTTACCCTCCTTATTTTGAAGGAGCCCCCTTCCCTCAGCCTTTATGGGTGCGCCACAGCTACAGCCAATGGGTACCTCAACCCCCTCCGCGACCAatcaagagaaagaagaggcGGACGCGAGAGCCTGGCCGCATGACCATGAGCACTATCCGTTTGCGGCCACGGCAGGTACTCTGTgaaaagtgcaaaaacacactgaatagTGATGAAGACAGCAAAGATGGCATGAGCAACACTAAGACGTCtagaaaagaaaattcactacATAGTGACGACGATGGTGATGACAAAGATATCCCCTCTAAGCTGTTGAGAAAAGAGGATGTCGTTGCAGCCAAGGACAATAAACGACGGGAAAATGTCCCCAGCCTTGACAGCAAGCGCCTTAGGAAGGACAAAAAGGGGGAAGCCGACGGGGAGAAGTTCCCCGGAGGTGACGTGATTATCCCCCACAGTCCTGTCATAAAGATCTCGTACAGTACTCCACAGGGTAAGGGGGAGGTCATCAAGATCCCCTCACGTGTCCACGGTTCAGTGAAACCATTTTGCCCCAAACAGCTGGTGCAGAATGGCGTGGGTGAGAACGGCAAGGCGCTTTCTGATCCCACCAAGGAACAACGGCACATTCTAGATGCCACTAGGTCTGGCCTCACTGTGTCCATTCCCAAACTCAAACTTACTAGACCTTTCACAACTGTGGGTCAGGACTTGCCCTCTCCAAAGATCTGCTTAAGAACCCctcagagagagggtgaggagagtgTGGTCGAGTATGAGGCAGAACTTGTAGACGGCAATAGGAGACGAAGCCCTAGAGTCACTGGCCCCTGCCTCCCCCACTCTGAAGACTCGGGGGAAGGCAAGAATTCTCTGGAGTTGTGGTCAGGGAGTTCTGGAGAGGAGGCTGAGCGGGGCCACAGTGACCTTACCCTTCTCATTAATTTCCGCAAACGTAAAGCAGATTCTTCTAGTCTGTCAGTCTGCAGCAGCGACAGTCTAGATGAGTCCAAGTCCTTCAGCTCTGATGGCACCTCACCTGAGCTGTGTGATCTCGCACCAGGTGAAGACCTCTCTGTAACCTCATCCTCCGTTCCTTCACGAGAGGACTGCAAGACTGTGCCACCGCTTACGGTGCGGCTGCACACGCGCAGCATGACAAAGTGTGTAACAGAGGAGGGTCACGCTGTGGCGGTGGGAGACATTGTGTGGGGGAAGATCCACGGCTTCCCCTGGTGGCCGGCGCGCGTCCTCAGCATCAGCGGTACCCGCAAACAGGAGACGGCCAGCTGCGAGGCGCAATGGCCCCAGGCGAAAGTGTCATGGTTCGGTTCACCCACAACCTCCCAGCTCTCCGTTGCCAAACTGTCGCCCTTCAGACAGTTCTTCAGGTCCCGCTTCAACCGCAAGAAGAAAGGGATGTACAGGAGAGCCATCCTGGAGGCAGCCAAAGCTGTGGGTCACATGAGCCCAGAGATTACGTCACTGCTTTCCCACTGCGACACGTAGGTTAGTTCACAGCTTTTGTATGTTGGTTCATCACATCTACCATTATAGTTTGAACAGAGGTGTTCAGTCATTGCTCCAACAAGTAGTTCTGAGATCAACAATGTGTGTCAGAGAAAAGACCAGAAATGGAAGAGCTCCTCTAATTATTAGATGCACGAGGGGTTTTCGTcctctgaaaaataaacaaactataCAATATGAAGAGTGTACGAACAAGAGGAAAAAGACCAAATTGgccttttaaaatctgaatccaTGCAAGTTTGGTATCTTTAGGTTTAGTGATcaaatgttgaattatttagTTTGAAGACACAGAAAGGAAAGAGGCTGTTTAAGTTACAGTTCAACTGAAATGTGGAAGCAGCTACTTAATACATGTTCAAATTACAATGAAATTATTCAGATAATATCTTTTTGTGCCAAATATGCTTCAAAATGTAGGAATCAAACAAAGATATAGCAGCAGAAGATATGAAATGTAGATCAAACTTTTTTCTGACACATTGAAATA encodes:
- the pwwp2b gene encoding PWWP domain-containing protein 2B isoform X1, encoding MEAAAEELRAGSRVPVTIDQIVNDTLVVTLTYRERSYTGILLDCGKKTGLFCLPDFTAKLGDCPISKPGCEIPEVLSEELVSNSPSETSQRPKDEETLPESSIPTAPPPCPVPTPVPAGPAPYPPYFEGAPFPQPLWVRHSYSQWVPQPPPRPIKRKKRRTREPGRMTMSTIRLRPRQVLCEKCKNTLNSDEDSKDGMSNTKTSRKENSLHSDDDGDDKDIPSKLLRKEDVVAAKDNKRRENVPSLDSKRLRKDKKGEADGEKFPGGDVIIPHSPVIKISYSTPQGKGEVIKIPSRVHGSVKPFCPKQLVQNGVGENGKALSDPTKEQRHILDATRSGLTVSIPKLKLTRPFTTVGQDLPSPKICLRTPQREGEESVVEYEAELVDGNRRRSPRVTGPCLPHSEDSGEGKNSLELWSGSSGEEAERGHSDLTLLINFRKRKADSSSLSVCSSDSLDESKSFSSDGTSPELCDLAPGEDLSVTSSSVPSREDCKTVPPLTVRLHTRSMTKCVTEEGHAVAVGDIVWGKIHGFPWWPARVLSISGTRKQETASCEAQWPQAKVSWFGSPTTSQLSVAKLSPFRQFFRSRFNRKKKGMYRRAILEAAKAVGHMSPEITSLLSHCDTG
- the pwwp2b gene encoding PWWP domain-containing protein 2B isoform X2, which gives rise to MEAAAEELRAGSRVPVTIDQIVNDTLVVTLTYRERSYTGILLDCGKKTGLFCLPDFTAKLGDCPISKPGCEIPEVLSEELVSNSPSETSQRPKDEETLPESSIPTAPPPCPVPTPVPAGPAPYPPYFEGAPFPQPLWVRHSYSQWVPQPPPRPIKRKKRRTREPGRMTMSTIRLRPRQVLCEKCKNTLNSDEDSKDGMSNTKTSRKENSLHSDDDGDDKDIPSKLLRKEDVVAAKDNKRRENVPSLDSKRLRKDKKGEADGEKFPGGDVIIPHSPVIKISYSTPQGKGEVIKIPSRVHGSVKPFCPKQLVQNGVGENGKALSDPTKEQRHILDATRSGLTVSIPKLKLTRPFTTVGQDLPSPKICLRTPQREGEESVVEYEAELVDGNRRRSPRVTGPCLPHSEDSGEGKNSLELWSGSSGEEAERGHSDLTLLINFRKRKADSSSLSVCSSDSLDESKSFSSDGTSPELCDLAPGEDLSVTSSSVPSREDCKTVPPLTVRLHTRSMTKCVTEEGHAVAVGDIVWGKIHGFPWWPARVLSISGTRKQETASCEAQWPQAKVSWFGSPTTSQLSVAKLSPFRQFFRSRFNRKKKGMYRRAILEAAKAVGHMSPEITSLLSHCDT